One part of the Thermus thermamylovorans genome encodes these proteins:
- a CDS encoding DUF4127 family protein, producing MKGPALVLLALLTGLLPWGLAQTLYLPLDDRPPNWAPCAWGLVLCPPKAAYRGPEGADLPGLRAWLLATPGERLVASLDALAYGGLLPSRHLPLSPEDALARLGPLLSWRVRHRGELLLFGVVPRWDATRRGRNLEVLGRLAPWASLAGVYLEAVWDDAVRGSPAPQEARALPYPSRPGADEAGQVLLLRALSPGLRVALVYEGEGLADRVTPYEGLPLRETVAGLLGSAGAQEVALAEGPDLVLYAYGGQDPRGALLDLLHLMGRYPVALADLSRVNRGDPRLMAYLQALGLYGRLFAYASWGTPANNLGSALAQGGLALGDRGGRRERLAEAYFHYWWGEVGRPFVRAHFPEPLPEEARGVAALWRAPELDGHRVALRGLEFPWGRSFEARGRLQLVPGDRPVRLVE from the coding sequence ATGAAGGGGCCTGCCCTCGTCCTCCTCGCCCTCCTCACCGGCCTCCTTCCCTGGGGCCTGGCCCAGACCCTCTACCTGCCCCTGGACGACCGCCCCCCAAACTGGGCCCCCTGCGCTTGGGGCCTCGTCCTCTGCCCCCCCAAGGCGGCCTACCGGGGGCCGGAGGGGGCGGATCTGCCCGGCCTCCGGGCCTGGCTTCTTGCCACCCCCGGGGAGAGGCTGGTGGCCAGCCTGGACGCCCTGGCCTACGGGGGGCTTTTGCCAAGCCGCCACCTCCCCCTCTCTCCCGAGGACGCCCTGGCCCGCCTCGGCCCCCTCCTCTCCTGGAGGGTGCGCCACCGGGGGGAGCTCCTCCTCTTCGGGGTGGTCCCCCGCTGGGACGCCACCCGGCGGGGGCGGAACCTGGAGGTCCTCGGGCGCCTCGCCCCCTGGGCCTCCCTGGCTGGGGTCTATCTGGAAGCCGTCTGGGACGATGCCGTGCGCGGCTCCCCCGCCCCCCAGGAGGCCCGGGCCCTGCCCTACCCGAGCCGCCCGGGGGCGGACGAGGCGGGGCAGGTCCTCCTCCTCCGTGCCCTTTCCCCTGGGCTCCGGGTGGCGCTGGTCTACGAGGGGGAGGGGCTGGCGGACCGCGTCACCCCCTATGAGGGCCTCCCTTTGCGGGAGACGGTGGCGGGGCTTTTGGGAAGCGCCGGGGCGCAGGAGGTGGCCCTGGCCGAAGGGCCGGACCTGGTCCTCTACGCCTACGGGGGGCAGGACCCCCGGGGGGCCCTTCTGGACCTCCTCCACCTCATGGGCCGTTACCCCGTGGCCCTAGCCGACCTCTCCCGGGTGAACCGGGGGGATCCCCGGCTCATGGCCTACCTCCAGGCCCTGGGGCTCTACGGGCGCCTTTTCGCCTACGCCAGCTGGGGCACCCCGGCTAACAACCTGGGGAGCGCCCTGGCCCAGGGGGGGCTTGCCCTGGGGGACCGGGGAGGCCGTCGGGAGCGGCTTGCCGAGGCCTACTTCCACTACTGGTGGGGCGAGGTGGGCCGGCCCTTTGTGCGGGCCCACTTCCCCGAGCCCCTGCCGGAGGAGGCCCGGGGGGTGGCCGCCCTCTGGAGGGCCCCGGAGCTGGACGGGCACCGGGTGGCCCTACGGGGGCTGGAGTTTCCCTGGGGGCGGTCCTTCGAGGCCCGGGGGCGCCTGCAGCTGGTCCCGGGGGACCGCCCTGTGCGTCTGGTAGAGTAG
- the trxB gene encoding thioredoxin-disulfide reductase: MEFTLTGLAGKGEGEEAYDVVILGGGPAGLTAGIYVGRAQLKAVIVEKGLPGGQIAQTEEVENYPGFPEGISGPELARRMVQQAEKFGARIVMDEVLGLERAGEGFLVRGFERTYRARAVIIATGANPRRLGVPGEERFYGRGVSTCATCDGFFYRDKEVVVVGGGDAAVEEGLFLTKFARKVTLVHRRDELRANKVAQARAFQNPKMHFLFSHIVTEVLGEDQVTGVRLKNLKTGEEFVYPTDGVFVFIGHEPNTAFLQGVVELRPDGYIAVREEVFTSVPGVFAAGDVADPIYRQLTTSVGAGTRAAMMAERYLAEAHEAVRG, translated from the coding sequence ATGGAGTTCACCCTTACCGGGCTTGCGGGAAAAGGCGAGGGGGAAGAGGCCTACGATGTGGTCATCCTCGGGGGGGGGCCCGCGGGCCTCACCGCGGGGATCTACGTGGGCCGGGCCCAGCTCAAGGCGGTCATCGTAGAAAAGGGCCTCCCCGGGGGGCAGATCGCCCAGACGGAGGAGGTGGAGAACTACCCCGGCTTCCCCGAGGGTATCTCTGGGCCGGAGCTAGCCCGCCGCATGGTGCAGCAGGCGGAGAAGTTCGGGGCAAGGATCGTGATGGACGAGGTCCTGGGCCTGGAACGGGCCGGGGAAGGCTTTTTGGTGCGGGGCTTTGAGCGCACCTACCGGGCCCGGGCGGTGATCATCGCCACCGGGGCCAACCCCCGGAGGCTTGGGGTGCCCGGGGAGGAGAGGTTCTACGGCCGGGGGGTTTCCACCTGCGCCACCTGCGACGGCTTCTTTTACCGGGATAAGGAGGTGGTGGTGGTGGGCGGGGGGGACGCGGCGGTGGAGGAGGGGCTTTTCCTCACCAAGTTTGCCCGCAAGGTCACCCTGGTCCACCGCCGGGACGAGCTAAGGGCCAACAAAGTGGCCCAGGCCCGGGCCTTCCAGAACCCCAAGATGCACTTCCTCTTCTCCCACATCGTCACCGAGGTTCTGGGGGAGGACCAGGTGACGGGGGTGCGCCTTAAGAACCTGAAGACCGGGGAGGAGTTCGTTTACCCCACGGACGGAGTCTTCGTCTTCATCGGCCACGAGCCCAACACCGCCTTCCTCCAGGGGGTGGTGGAGCTCCGGCCCGACGGCTACATCGCCGTGCGGGAGGAGGTCTTCACCTCGGTGCCCGGCGTCTTCGCCGCCGGGGATGTGGCCGATCCCATCTACCGCCAGCTCACCACCAGCGTGGGGGCGGGCACCCGGGCGGCCATGATGGCCGAGCGCTACCTGGCGGAGGCCCACGAGGCGGTGAGGGGCTGA
- the fmt gene encoding methionyl-tRNA formyltransferase — MRVAFFGTPAWAVPVLDALNRRHQVVLVVTQPDRPKGRGLRPAPSPVAEYASAHGLPLRKPERLKGNREFLEAFEASAPQVAVTAAYGKILPKEVLEVPPWGFLNLHPSLLPKYRGPAPVQWALVRGERETGVAVMKTEEGLDTGPLYAVYRTEIGPDEDAVALSERLRDRGVELLLRVLEDLPRLTPIPQEGEPSYAPLLTREEGRIRFGESAQAIYNRHRGVQPWPGSYCFHEGKRVKVLRMRPEAGQGEPGVVLGVDREGVLVGTGEGLIRLLLVQPEGRRPMPAADWARGYGVGPGTRLE; from the coding sequence ATGAGGGTGGCCTTTTTCGGCACCCCGGCTTGGGCGGTGCCGGTCCTGGACGCCCTGAACCGCCGCCACCAGGTGGTCCTGGTGGTTACCCAGCCCGACAGGCCCAAGGGCCGGGGTCTGAGGCCGGCCCCTAGCCCGGTGGCGGAGTACGCTTCGGCCCACGGGCTACCCCTTCGGAAGCCCGAACGCCTCAAGGGCAACCGGGAGTTTCTGGAGGCCTTCGAGGCCTCGGCCCCGCAGGTGGCGGTCACCGCCGCCTACGGCAAGATCCTGCCGAAGGAGGTCCTGGAGGTCCCCCCCTGGGGCTTCCTCAACCTCCACCCCTCCCTCCTCCCCAAGTACCGGGGCCCGGCCCCCGTGCAGTGGGCCCTGGTCCGGGGGGAGCGGGAGACGGGGGTAGCCGTCATGAAGACCGAGGAGGGCCTGGACACCGGGCCGCTCTACGCCGTCTACCGTACGGAGATCGGGCCTGACGAGGACGCGGTAGCCCTTTCCGAGCGCCTCCGGGACCGAGGCGTCGAGCTACTCCTGAGGGTGCTGGAAGATCTCCCCCGTCTTACCCCCATCCCCCAGGAGGGGGAACCCTCCTACGCCCCCCTCCTCACCAGGGAGGAGGGGCGCATCCGCTTCGGGGAGAGCGCCCAGGCCATCTACAACCGCCACCGGGGGGTGCAGCCCTGGCCGGGGAGCTACTGCTTCCACGAGGGGAAGCGGGTGAAGGTGCTCCGGATGCGCCCGGAGGCTGGCCAGGGTGAGCCCGGGGTGGTCCTGGGGGTGGACCGGGAGGGGGTCTTGGTGGGGACGGGGGAGGGCCTCATCCGCCTGCTCCTGGTCCAGCCCGAGGGGAGGCGCCCCATGCCCGCTGCCGACTGGGCCCGGGGGTACGGGGTGGGGCCGGGCACCCGGCTGGAATAG
- the def gene encoding peptide deformylase encodes MIYPIRLYGDPVLRRRARPVQDFSGIKRLAEDMLETMLEARGVGLAAPQIGISQRLFVAVEYAEEPEGEERPLRDLVRRVHVVVNPVLLHQEGEVEGLEGCLSLPGLYAEEVPRAERLRVEYQDEEGRPRVLELEGYMARVFQHEIDHLDGLLFFDRLPKARREAFLEENRAELARIQKEARALLKELSQG; translated from the coding sequence ATGATCTACCCCATCCGCCTCTACGGGGACCCGGTCCTGCGCAGGCGGGCCAGGCCGGTGCAGGACTTTTCCGGAATCAAAAGGCTCGCCGAGGACATGCTGGAAACCATGCTCGAGGCCCGGGGCGTGGGCCTGGCCGCGCCCCAGATCGGCATCTCCCAGCGTCTCTTCGTGGCCGTGGAGTACGCGGAGGAGCCCGAGGGGGAGGAGCGCCCCCTCCGCGACCTGGTGCGCCGGGTGCATGTGGTGGTGAACCCGGTGCTCCTCCACCAGGAGGGGGAGGTGGAGGGCCTAGAGGGCTGCCTCTCCCTCCCCGGCCTTTACGCCGAGGAGGTGCCCCGGGCGGAGCGCCTCCGGGTGGAGTACCAGGACGAGGAGGGGAGACCCCGCGTCCTGGAGCTGGAGGGGTACATGGCCAGGGTCTTCCAGCACGAGATCGACCACCTGGACGGCCTCCTCTTCTTCGATCGCCTGCCCAAGGCCAGGCGGGAGGCCTTCCTGGAGGAAAACCGGGCGGAGCTGGCCCGGATACAGAAGGAGGCCAGGGCCCTCCTAAAGGAGCTTTCCCAGGGATGA